Below is a genomic region from Geoglobus acetivorans.
CTCCCGCCAAGCCACGTTGGGGGAACCACTGAGCTTCTCGCCGTTGGAATCATCAACGGATCAAAAATGATTCTGATTGACCACTGGAGACCGGACGCTGTCATCAAAGAGCTTTCAGATGAAAGGATACCGTTTTTCGGTGCGGTTCCGACGATGTTCGCACTGGTGTTTTCCTTCGCAGCCCAGAACAAAATACCCCTGCCTCCGGTTGAGATGCTCGTAACTGCCGGTGAGAAGCTGAACCCAGAGATGCTCAGGAGAATGATGGGCTGGTGCAGCAAAATAGGTATAGGATATGGCTCGACAGAGACGTCAGGGTTCGCGACGTTTTCCCGGCCTGAAGATGACCCTGACAAATTCACAGAGGGGTACGTCGGCGTGCCTTTTGAGGGCGTCGAGGTGAGGATTGTGAACGACAGCGGAGAAGAGCTGAAGGATGGCGAGATCGGAGAAATCCTTGTTAAAGGACCAATGGTGAGCAAGGGCTACTTCAACCAGCCGGAAGAAACTGAAAAGGGTTTCAAAGACGGATACTGGATAAGCGGAGACCTCGGATACATGAAAGGCGGAGAACTGTATATTGTTGGCAGAAAAAAGGAGGTCATAAGGGTGGGGAGCTACACGGTACTGCCGTCCGAAGTTGAGGAGGTCGCAATGAAAAATCCGAAAGTGGCCATTGCTGCAGCATTTGGGGCTCCACACGAAATTTACGGAGAGGTTGTATGGCTTGCAGTCGTTCCAAAGCCGGGTGCTGAGATAGATGCAGAGAAAATTCTTGCAGCGTGTAAAGAAGAGCTTGCTGACTTTAAAGTTCCGAGAAAAGTACTGGTAAGGGATTCGATACCCCTCACGCGCCTCGGCAAGGCAGACAGAATAAAATTGAAGGAGATTATTCTGCAGGAGATTTCCTGACGAGCGCAGAATATCTGGCGACCAGCACCACCTCATTTTTTTGGTTCACCACCTCAAGCCTGTAGGTTACAATCCCTGATTTCTCTCCGGCATCTCTCTTCTCAACCACCTCTGCCCTTGCTCTTATCGTATCTCCGATGAAAACCGGTTCGAGAAATCTGACGTCCTCTATCCCGTAAAAAGCCACAACGGAGCTTACATCATACCTGGACAGAAGCACCTGATCAACCATCCCGAGCGCAACTGAGAGAACAAGCATCCCCTGAGCAATTCTCTCTCCAAAAACCGTGTTCTTGGAGAACTCCACATCCGTGTGGAGTGGAAAGAAGTCGCCGGTGAGATATGCAAACATCCAGATGTCAGACTCGACAATCGTTCTCGGAATCGACTCCACTGCATCTCCAACACTGATTGCTTCAAAATACATGGGCTCCCGATTCATCGATTTTACTGTCATTTCCAAAATATTTAAACATTGGTAACCGTGTAAAGCAGTGAGCCGAGAGTATTGATGAACTGAGTGCACTGAATCCTTCCCGGCCATGCTGGCAGTAATGACTATAAAGAACTCCGGAGTAGTTCAGTTAATGGGATTCGGATTTTTTAAAAGAAAAAAGGTGGAGCATCCAACACTGGAGGAAGCTGAGGTTAGAGTTCTGAACATGATAAGCTCTGCCGAAAGAGGTATTGAAACATTCATCTCAGAAAAAGAGGCGGAAATACGTGCAGAAATTGACAACCTGGTCTCGGCTCTCGAGATGTTTGACGTGGATGCGGTGCACCCGAGGCTGAGAAATCAGGCCCGCAACTTTGTTTCAGCCATGCTGACGCTGTGGAGAACTGGGCCAGATGGTGGCACGGGTGATGTGTTCCTTGAAGCATCGAAAAAGCTCGAAAAAGTGGCGTCCATGAAGGCAGGGTATTTCAGAATGCTTTTTGCGGTAAATCCTCAGGAGATTGAACAAATTGACAGCCACCTCAGAGGCATAGCAGGCATCATCGCGGATGTTGAAGGAAAGAGGAAGGAGGCAGGAATTGTCGACCTTGAGGACGCACTCCGGCTGATCGAAAACACAAAAAGCCTCACTGAAGAAAGGAACAGGGCGAGTCGTGAGCTCTCTGAACTGCTGTCTGAAATTGAGCGTGTCAGGGCAGAAGTGGAATCTGAAGACGAAGAAGGAGCTGATGGACTCCTCGCAAACCTGAGGGCAGAAATAGAGGCGATAGGACATGAGATCAATATTAGAGAGAACGAGGTGCACAGAAAAATTGCCCGCGTTAAAAAGCCAATCAGGCTTTACGCCCACGCGATAGGAGTTAAGGTCAACACAGACACCCGCAACCTTCTGCTCAACATGGATGATCTCAAGAGCCTCGCC
It encodes:
- a CDS encoding class I adenylate-forming enzyme family protein, which produces MVEEFDFLWEYLDYWAEVDRDYTAIKFGDRMISYGELKDSVDALASAFLSLGVEKGDRIATILPMSPEYVYTFLACTKIGAICVPMDVRYRIAELRRFLGHAEPKVVVSINTFQDNNVKATLEEIKNEIGNPEMFFLNSERSFYELLKEKPLENPVEQSPDDDILIIFTGGTTGVPKATLLSHRNVISMAAGELRSILGYLEREERLNSLIHLPPSHVGGTTELLAVGIINGSKMILIDHWRPDAVIKELSDERIPFFGAVPTMFALVFSFAAQNKIPLPPVEMLVTAGEKLNPEMLRRMMGWCSKIGIGYGSTETSGFATFSRPEDDPDKFTEGYVGVPFEGVEVRIVNDSGEELKDGEIGEILVKGPMVSKGYFNQPEETEKGFKDGYWISGDLGYMKGGELYIVGRKKEVIRVGSYTVLPSEVEEVAMKNPKVAIAAAFGAPHEIYGEVVWLAVVPKPGAEIDAEKILAACKEELADFKVPRKVLVRDSIPLTRLGKADRIKLKEIILQEIS
- a CDS encoding MaoC/PaaZ C-terminal domain-containing protein, with amino-acid sequence MNREPMYFEAISVGDAVESIPRTIVESDIWMFAYLTGDFFPLHTDVEFSKNTVFGERIAQGMLVLSVALGMVDQVLLSRYDVSSVVAFYGIEDVRFLEPVFIGDTIRARAEVVEKRDAGEKSGIVTYRLEVVNQKNEVVLVARYSALVRKSPAE